ATTTATTTTTGATCGAGACCTGCATGGATGTCTTGCAAATCAAGGCAGCCCTAAATGGGATTGAAGCAGTCTTCGCCAATCGGGGAGAACGACGTCCTCTAATGGTGTCGGTGACGATTGAGCAACCTCAAGGCACGATGCTGTCTGGTTCGGATATTGCAGCAGCGCTCACTATTTTAGAGCCCTTCCCCATTGATATTTTTGGCCTCAACTGTGCCACAGGGCCGGACTTGATGAAAGAGCATATCAAGCATTTGGCAGAGTATTCCCCGTTCGTAGTGTCATGTATTCCTAATGCAGGTTTGCCAGAAAATATTGACGGTGTAGGGCACTATCGCCTGACTCCAATGGAACTACGAATGGCACTGATGCATTTCGTTGAGGATCTAGGTGTACAGGTGATTGGGGGATGTTGTGGTACTCGCCCTGAACATATTCAACAGTTAGTGGAACTCGCCCAAGATCTGCAGCCCAAAGGGAGAGAAATTGGCTCCCGGTTGAGCCTACCGCCTTACGCTCCCTTGCCCCATGTTCCGGCTGCAGCCTCGATTATGAGCATGCAGCCCTACGATCAGGACAACTCCTTCTTAATTGTGGGGGAACGGCTGAATGCCAGCGGGTCGAAGAAATGTCGCGAAACCCTGAATGCGGAAAACTGGGATGGGTTGGTATCGTTGGCGCGATCGCAAGTCAAAGAAGGAGCCCACGTCCTCGATGTCAACGTGGACTACGTGGGTCGCGATGGTGAACGAGATATGCGAGAACTGGCCTCCCGGCTGGTAAATACCGTATCTCTGCCCCTGATGCTGGACTCCACAGAATGGACCAAGATGGAAGCGGGCCTCAAAGTAGCAGGGGGTAAATGCATCCTCAACTCCACCAACTATGAAGACGGAAAAGAACGCTTCTTTAAAGTCTTGGAGCTAGCTAAAGCCTATGGGGCGGGCGTGGTAGTGGGCACCATTGACGAAGATGGCATGGCCCGCACCGCTGCGAAGAAGTTTGAAATCGCCAAACGGGCCTATGATGACGCCATTGATTATGGTATTCCTGCCTATGAAATCTTTTTTGACCCCTTAGCCTTACCTGCGTCGACCGGGATTGAAGAAGATCGAAATAATGCCAAAGCCACTATCGAGGGCATTCAGCAGATTCGAAACGAGCTACCGGGTTGTCACATCATCTTAGGGGTATCGAATGTCTCCTTCGGTTTAAATCCTGCGGCCCGAGTCGCCCTCAATTCGGTATTCCTAAATGAGGCGATGGCCGTGGGCATGGATGCCGCCATTGTCAGTGCCAGCAAAATTCTGCCTTTGGCCAAAATTGAACCGGAGCACCAGCAGGTCTGCCGCGATCTGATTTTTGACCGTCGCCAGTTTGATGGAGATGTCTGTTCTTATGACCCGCTCACCAAGCTGACGACCCTGTTTGAAGGGAAAACTACGAAACGAGATCGCAGTATCGATTCCTCCCTCCCCGTAGAAGAACGCCTCAAAAACCACATTATTGACGGCGAACGGATTGGTCTAGAAGAACAGCTAGATATTGCCCTCAAAGATCACGCTCCTTTAGCGATCATCAATACCTTTTTGTTAGATGGCATGAAAGTGGTGGGTGAACTCTTTGGATCGGGACAGATGCAGTTGCCCTTCGTGTTGCAGTCCGCCCAAACTATGAAAGCTGCGGTTGCCTATCTGGAGCCGATGATGGACAAGGATGAAGCAGACACCAGCGGTAAAGGCACTGTTGTGATTGCCACGGTCAAAGGCGATGTCCATGACATTGGTAAAAACCTGGTGGACATTATCCTCTCCAACAACGGCTATCAGGTGATCAATCTGGGTATCAAGCAGCCCGTAGATACGATTATTGCTGCCTATCGGGAGCACAACGCCGACTGCATTGCCATGAGCGGGTTGCTGGTAAAATCCACGGCCTTTATGAAAGATAATCTCGAAACCTTTAACCAAGAAGGGATTGACGTCCCCGTCATTCTGGGCGGCGCTGCCCTCACCCCCAAGTTTGTCAATCAAGACTGTCAAAACGCTTATAACGGCAAAGTGGTCTATGGCAAAGATGCCTTTGCAGACTTGCATTTCATGGATAAGCTGATGCCCGCCAAAACTGAAGGGCAATGGGATAACCTCAAAGGCTTCTTAAATGAACAAGAAGAGGCCCCTGAAGCAGTTTCTACGAATGGTTCTCAACCTCAAGAAAATGCCGAAAAAATAGCTGCAGCAACGCCAATTGATACGAAGCGTTCGGAAGCTGTGGATATCGACATCGACCGGCCCACCCCACCCTTCTGGGGCACCACTATTTTGCAGCCCGAAGATCTACCTTTTGATGAACTCTTCTGGCATATGGATCTCCAAGCTCTGATTGCCGGACAATGGCAGTTCCGCAAACCCAAGGATCAATCTCGGGAAGAATACGATGCCTTCCTAGACGAGAAGGTCTATCCCATTCTGGACAAGTGGAAACAGCGGATTGTTTCTGAGAAGCTTCTCCATCCCCAGGCGATTTATGGTTACTTCCCCTGCCTAGCCGAAGAAAACTCCCTCCACATTTATGATCCAAAAGTAGCGGAGAACCCTGGCGATACCTTGCCTGACCCGGTCACCACTTTTACCTTTCCTCGTCAGAAGTCTATGCGGCGACTGTGTATTGCCGACTTCTTTTTACCCAAGGAGCAAGGCATCGCCCAAAAACGGTTTGATGTCTTTCCCATGCAGGCCGTCACAGTTGGGGACATTGCCACGGAGTTTGCCCAAAAGCTGTTTGCCGATGACGAATACACCGAGTATCTCTACTTCCACGGTCTAGCCGTCCAAACTGCTGAAGCAGTAGCAGAATGGACCCATGCCCGCATCCGACGAGAGTTGGGATTTGCCGAGGGTGAACCGGACAATATTCGGGATATGCTGGCTCAGCGCTATCAAGGCTCTCGGTATAGTTTTGGCTACCCGGCGTGCCCTGATATGCAAGACCAATATAAGCAGCTTGATCTATTGCAAACGGATCGGATTAATTTACATATGGACGAAAGTGAACAGCTTTATCCTGAACAATCCACCACGGCAATTATGGTTTATCACCCTGTCGCTAAATACTTCAGTGCTTAGACTCTATACCTGAATCAATCTCATCAAGGAACTAAAGCTTGATTGAATTAGAAGAACCAGCCTGGTTTTATCATGACTGGATAGAAGGAGACTTGCCCTGGGATCAAGGTAAACAAATGAGCTTCGATCAATTTCATTCGAAGTACAGTTTGCATGACTCTATCTGGCTTGGACTGTTTTATGAGATTGCATTTAGACAAACTTTATCCCTAGCCATTCATTGGAACGCTAACTGGCTTCCTGATGAGATTTACCAAAGTTCAAGTACAGTTTGCGATTGGCCCTATTTATTCATTCGCATCGCACAAGCTCATTCAATCACAACAGATAACTATGGTGATATGACAGATATGCAAAGGTCCATCTTCACATCTGAAAACATCGTGATTTCTGATCAGAATTTGCTAGCCATTGATGATGTTTATGGTGGGAAGCTCAGTATTACCTATAAAGGACCTGTGACCTTCCTCGCAATCGACCCAGCCAAAAGCGTCGTATCGATTTAGGTCGACCTCACTTATTTGGCTTATTCAACCAGTCTTTTAGTACCAAGGGTTGATCGGTGATGATATTGTCTACTCCAAGCTCAATCATATGCTGCATATCTGAGGCCTGATTAACCGTCCATACATGGATGGTCTTGCCTTCCGCATGGACTCGTTCTACCCGGTCTGGTGTGGCTAGAGTGAAGTGAATCGAGTAAAAATCGACCTCAAAATCAGGATACTCAGGTCGAGACGGCGGTATTACAGGACCAACGGTCAACTCCGGATCTAGCGTTCGTACCTGCTGCAGAATATCGAAGTCGAGGGAAGAAACCACACAGTTTTGTTGCCAATTTTTTTTGTGAATCAGCTCAACAACCTGGCTGCCAAGTTTTTGTTCATGGCCATGAATTTTTAGCTCCAGGTTCAACTTGACTCGGTCCTTAGCCAAATCCATCACCGAGGCTAGGGACGGAATTCGGGTATTTTTGAAATCATCCCCGAACCACTGGCCGACATCTAGGTTGGTCAGTTCAGCCATGGTTAGGTCCCAGAGGTTGAGATCGCATCCCGCAAGACGCATTAAATGACTGTCATGAAGCACCACCAATTCATGATCTTGGGTCTCTTGGACATCCAGTTCAATAAAATCAGCCTGGTTTTCAATGGCTAGCTCAAAGGCAGGCATCGTATTCTCTGGGGCTAACTGGGAATATCCTCGGTGAGCCGTAATAAGAGGAGTCATGGGTTCGTCGCGTATGATGTCTGAACCTGAATTTACCCCAAAAGAAGGGGTACCGCATGTCAGGCACTGATCAGATGGTTCAAACCCTTGATATCCAGAAGTTTGGCAATTGAATCAGCACTCACAGGTTTACTCAACAAATATCCCTGGGCCATCTCACAGCCCAATTTTTGGAGCATCTGATATTGCTCTAATGTCTCCACACCTTCCGCAATAATTTCATGATCTAGATTGTGACCCATATCAATCATGGCCCCCATGAGCGTCTCCGATTTACGGTCGACGAGCATATCATCAATAAAGTATTTATCAATTTTTAGACAATCCACCGTGAGATGTTTGAGTGAAGCAAACGATGAATACCCGGTACCAAAATCATCAATAGCTAGGAGCACACCTAGATTTTTTAATTCTCGAAAAATAGAAAGATTCTGTTGATCGGTTTGCACCACACTCTCCGTCACCTCCAGCTCTAGTTCCGTTGGCACCATGCCTGTTTCATCCAGAACATGCTTAATCAAAGACACAAAATCCTTATCCAGAAATTGGGCAGGAGAAATATTCACGGCCATCCGAATCGCCGGCAAGCCAGCCTTTTTCCAGGCAACAGCCTGATTACAGGCTGCTTTCAAAACCCATTCCGTTAGGGGCTTCATCATCCCTATTCTTTCAGCTGTGGCAATAAATTCAGACGGTAAAACCTCACCGAGTTGGGGATGGTGCCAGCGGGACAAAGCCTCAACCCCAATAATGTTGCCGGAGCGGATCTCAACCTGGGGTTGATACACCAAGAACAATTGCTGTTTTTCGACGGCCTCCCTTAAGTTTTGCTCCACACGGAACCGATACTCTGCTTGCTCGGTTAGCTCTGGTTTATAGAAGGCATACCGATTTTTTCCTCGTTCCTTTGCCGCATAAAGGGACGTATCAGCAGCTTTAATCAAGGTTGAGAGATCTTGACCATCATCAGGATAGTGGGCAATCCCAATACTGCAAGCGGGGGTAAATTTTCTTGCCGATAACTCGATGGGTTGGGAAACCCCCTCAAGGCAACGTTGAGCAACCGAAGAGGCTGCATAGTCATCATTTACATCCGTCACCAAAATACAGAATTCATCTCCACTCAGGCGGGCGACAAAATCGATATCACGAGCGACCTGTTGCAACCGTTGGCCAATTTCCCGAAGTAATAAGTCTCCCGCATCATGCCCCAGACTGTCATTCACTCCCTTAAAGTTATCTAAATCGATATAGAGCAGACCCAAGCGAGATGCGTTGCGATCAGAACGCTTGATGGCAGCTTCAAGGCTTTGGTAAAAATGAGCACGACTCGCCAGCCCCGTTAAGCTATCGATAAACGCCAATTCTCGAATCCGTTTCTGGGCTTGGTCCCGCTCCATCACAATCCCAGCCAGCCTTGCTGCCGACTTCAGATCGTTTGACTCCGCCTCATTGGGCAAGGCGGGATGATTGTAATACATGCCAAATGCGCCCAATACGGTACCTGAAGAACTTTTAATCGGTTCAGACCAACAGCAACGCATGCCATGGGGCAATGCGACATGTTTGATCTTGGCCCATTTGGGATCGGTGTCAATATTCTCAACCAGAACCCGCTGGCCGGTATAAGTCGAGGTACCACAAGAGCCAACATTTGGACCATATTCCAGGCCATGAACTGCATCACAATAGGCTTTTGGCAGACTTGGGGCACCACCATGCATCAGTCGACCATCTTGCAATTCAAGCATTGAACATCGCAGTCCAGGATGAAGCCCTTCATAAAGCAAGGCAATTTCTTCATAGATCTGTGATGCGGGTTTCCCTGTCGCGACCATCTCCAGAATTTCAGCATTTTTGTCATCAAATGCTTCTATCTTTTTACGGGCGGTGATATCGACATGGGTGCCCACCAAACGAACAGCCCTACCATCAGACGCTCGATAAGCCAAAAATGCCCGCGAGAGCACAAACACTTCATGCCCCGCTTTGTGCTGCATCCGCATTTCAACATCAAATGAATCTGTGTTGCTCACCAGATAGTCTTGGACCTGTTTCAAAACAGTCTCTTTATCATCAGGGTGTACGAGGTTTGCCCAAGTACTTAAATCATCAGGAAGTTCATCGTTTTCATACCCCAACATGCTTTTCCAGCGCGGTGAATAGTAGACTTCATCGGTTTCTAAGTTCCAGTCCCAAAGTCCATCATTGGCTCCGCACATCGCCAATGAAAACCGTTCTTCACTGGCTTGTAACTTTTCCTCTGACCTTTTTCTAGCGGTCACATTGCGCCCAATACCTAATACACCTATCAATTCTCCATGCTCGTCATACAAGGGATATCGACTGATTTCTAGGAGTTCGCGATGACCATCACTAGTAAAAGTTGTCCATTTTTCTAATATAGATGGGCATTCTTTCAATATGACGTCCTGGTCATGTTTTCGAGACAAATCGGCCCACTTAGCATCTACAAAATCTTGGTCGGTTTTACCAACAATTTCTTGTTCAGGGGCATCCAAAAAATCTTCAAAACGATGATTACAGGCCAGATATACGCCATCAGAATCTTTCAACCAGATGAGATCGGGTAGATGGTTAATGATTGCTTTATAAAATCCAATTCCTTTTTCAAGGCCTGGTGGAATAATTCCTCCTGTAGAAGTCTCTGTAACGTCTACGGCGGAAGTCGATTGGATCTCGCATTGCATGACAAATGACTATGAGGACTAGGGTAAACACATTTTCCTATTCTCATAATAAATTTTGACATCAGAATTAGAATCCGTATTTTGACGGAATTATTGTCCTGAGAAAATATCAGCCTCGAATCAAAATCTCTTCACAAAAATACTTATATAACGATCAAATCTATTATTTACAGCTTTTATAACCATAAGAACTCATTGCTAGAATTTATACCTTAAAAAGCAACTATTTAATTTTTTTTACTTCTCCATTAATCTTATTTATTTCCATGTCAGCCTCTTAATGGAGACGCATCTAGACTCAGTATGAATTCAACGCAGCCAGGAGCTATATTTTTTTTAATAACAGCAATATTCAACAAAAAAAATTCACAAAAAAGGGAATGCTTGCCTAATTTCGGTTTCAGTTAAACCAAATTGCTCAATTGAGTAACGGTGCACGCCATGTTTTGTCTGAGGATTAGCATCTAGCCAATTCACCATATTTTGCTCTGTAGATGAGTCTAGAGAATCATTGAAAAAATTATAAATTCTGTGAACGGTCTGGATCGGATCTTGAATAAGATCAGGATAGTTGACATCACAAATCAATGTAGACGGCGTTTGACGACGATATTGATGCCCTTTCTCATAACCATAGGACAAAGCTTCTAGCCAGTATTTCCCGATGGCTGACCTATCAACTTGTTCGGTATAGATATTGCGGACAAGCGTTGCCAGACTACAGATGGATGGGACTACGGAGCAAGGATCTCGGTGGGTTTGAATAATGCAAGCATCTGGAAAAACTTGCGTCAGAGATTCTAGATAAGTGAGATGGGCTGGGGCTTTCAATAGCCATCGACCTGGCCAATGCCAGCTTAATAGTTGTAACTGCTGTCGATAGTAGTGATATTGCGATCGCAGGGTCTGAGTCCGTAACCAGTCTCGATAGCTGGGCACATGGGCTCTCAGCTCATAAAGCAAGGTTGAAAAAGCATGCTCAAACAGCTGATTCCCTTCTTCCGGCAGCTGTGCTTGGAGATGGTGGGTGGTAGAGAAGACAGGCGAAAGAGCCTGGTATTGGCGAGCCATCTTTTCAGCAGCCTGGATGCGGGGATCTGGATCGCTAGCATTCTGTTCAGGTGGAGGACAAGGCTGTAATAATTCCCAGAGTCGCAACCAGCGAAACCGCGAGTCTTGGGCCAGCAGCCTGTGAAGAAAAGTGGTTCCCGTTCGAGGCAATCCGGTAATCACCAAGGGACGCCGGATAGGAACCTCAAGAATCTCAGGATGACGTTTCAAGGTCGCTTGAATTTGCAAGCGATTGATGAGTAAGCGACCCAAGTCTGCCCATAGAAACAATCTACCGACTAAACTCAAGTCCGCTTCTGCGTTCAAAGCCGTTATTAATACTTTGAACCCAACGCGAAACGAGTCATCCCCCCAGTCCGTCAGTTGGGTCTGTTTTTGAGCGGTAGCGAGTAAGGCCTCCTCATTCAATTGCACAGACTGAATGCCAATCGTCTGAAGTCGCCGCCCTCCCCAATTGATCCAATCCATCCATCGGGGATGTTGGTCGTTATTTACCGTCAGCTGTGCAGAATGCCAGCAATTGTAAATTCAATATTTCATGAGGTATCGGCTGCTATTCGAGGCTCTGGATCATCCAACATAAACTGGAGCAAATGCTCCCAACTCTCAAAGAGCAAGTATTTGGTCAAAGTCTGAATATCGTGAAAAAAGCCTTGTCGGGTTCCCCGTTGCTTTCGCATGCGTTGATAAGTGGAGTCCACCAAGTGCAAGACGGTATGAAATAAGAATGCCAACAGGTTGAGTACCAATAGCACAGCAGCAAGGTTCTTCTGACCATGACCAAAATTATGTTCTAAGTGATAGCCCTTGGTTTTGAGGACATTGTGTCCTTCATTCTCCGCTTTCCATCGGGCACGTCCAGCACTGACAATCTCGGCCACACTTTGGTCATTGA
The Acaryochloris marina S15 genome window above contains:
- a CDS encoding glycerophosphodiester phosphodiesterase; this translates as MTPLITAHRGYSQLAPENTMPAFELAIENQADFIELDVQETQDHELVVLHDSHLMRLAGCDLNLWDLTMAELTNLDVGQWFGDDFKNTRIPSLASVMDLAKDRVKLNLELKIHGHEQKLGSQVVELIHKKNWQQNCVVSSLDFDILQQVRTLDPELTVGPVIPPSRPEYPDFEVDFYSIHFTLATPDRVERVHAEGKTIHVWTVNQASDMQHMIELGVDNIITDQPLVLKDWLNKPNK
- a CDS encoding sulfotransferase; the protein is MDWINWGGRRLQTIGIQSVQLNEEALLATAQKQTQLTDWGDDSFRVGFKVLITALNAEADLSLVGRLFLWADLGRLLINRLQIQATLKRHPEILEVPIRRPLVITGLPRTGTTFLHRLLAQDSRFRWLRLWELLQPCPPPEQNASDPDPRIQAAEKMARQYQALSPVFSTTHHLQAQLPEEGNQLFEHAFSTLLYELRAHVPSYRDWLRTQTLRSQYHYYRQQLQLLSWHWPGRWLLKAPAHLTYLESLTQVFPDACIIQTHRDPCSVVPSICSLATLVRNIYTEQVDRSAIGKYWLEALSYGYEKGHQYRRQTPSTLICDVNYPDLIQDPIQTVHRIYNFFNDSLDSSTEQNMVNWLDANPQTKHGVHRYSIEQFGLTETEIRQAFPFL
- the metH gene encoding methionine synthase, which encodes MKSVFLDRLHSPERPVIVFDGAMGTSLQLQNLTAEDFGGPDLEGCNEYLIQTKPEAVATVHRNFLKAGADVVETDTFGATSIVLAEYDLADQAYNLNKAAAELAKQVTAEFSTPEKPRFVAGSMGPGTKLPTIGDIEYDTLKATYQEQAEGLFDGGVDLFLIETCMDVLQIKAALNGIEAVFANRGERRPLMVSVTIEQPQGTMLSGSDIAAALTILEPFPIDIFGLNCATGPDLMKEHIKHLAEYSPFVVSCIPNAGLPENIDGVGHYRLTPMELRMALMHFVEDLGVQVIGGCCGTRPEHIQQLVELAQDLQPKGREIGSRLSLPPYAPLPHVPAAASIMSMQPYDQDNSFLIVGERLNASGSKKCRETLNAENWDGLVSLARSQVKEGAHVLDVNVDYVGRDGERDMRELASRLVNTVSLPLMLDSTEWTKMEAGLKVAGGKCILNSTNYEDGKERFFKVLELAKAYGAGVVVGTIDEDGMARTAAKKFEIAKRAYDDAIDYGIPAYEIFFDPLALPASTGIEEDRNNAKATIEGIQQIRNELPGCHIILGVSNVSFGLNPAARVALNSVFLNEAMAVGMDAAIVSASKILPLAKIEPEHQQVCRDLIFDRRQFDGDVCSYDPLTKLTTLFEGKTTKRDRSIDSSLPVEERLKNHIIDGERIGLEEQLDIALKDHAPLAIINTFLLDGMKVVGELFGSGQMQLPFVLQSAQTMKAAVAYLEPMMDKDEADTSGKGTVVIATVKGDVHDIGKNLVDIILSNNGYQVINLGIKQPVDTIIAAYREHNADCIAMSGLLVKSTAFMKDNLETFNQEGIDVPVILGGAALTPKFVNQDCQNAYNGKVVYGKDAFADLHFMDKLMPAKTEGQWDNLKGFLNEQEEAPEAVSTNGSQPQENAEKIAAATPIDTKRSEAVDIDIDRPTPPFWGTTILQPEDLPFDELFWHMDLQALIAGQWQFRKPKDQSREEYDAFLDEKVYPILDKWKQRIVSEKLLHPQAIYGYFPCLAEENSLHIYDPKVAENPGDTLPDPVTTFTFPRQKSMRRLCIADFFLPKEQGIAQKRFDVFPMQAVTVGDIATEFAQKLFADDEYTEYLYFHGLAVQTAEAVAEWTHARIRRELGFAEGEPDNIRDMLAQRYQGSRYSFGYPACPDMQDQYKQLDLLQTDRINLHMDESEQLYPEQSTTAIMVYHPVAKYFSA
- a CDS encoding bifunctional diguanylate cyclase/phosphodiesterase → MQCEIQSTSAVDVTETSTGGIIPPGLEKGIGFYKAIINHLPDLIWLKDSDGVYLACNHRFEDFLDAPEQEIVGKTDQDFVDAKWADLSRKHDQDVILKECPSILEKWTTFTSDGHRELLEISRYPLYDEHGELIGVLGIGRNVTARKRSEEKLQASEERFSLAMCGANDGLWDWNLETDEVYYSPRWKSMLGYENDELPDDLSTWANLVHPDDKETVLKQVQDYLVSNTDSFDVEMRMQHKAGHEVFVLSRAFLAYRASDGRAVRLVGTHVDITARKKIEAFDDKNAEILEMVATGKPASQIYEEIALLYEGLHPGLRCSMLELQDGRLMHGGAPSLPKAYCDAVHGLEYGPNVGSCGTSTYTGQRVLVENIDTDPKWAKIKHVALPHGMRCCWSEPIKSSSGTVLGAFGMYYNHPALPNEAESNDLKSAARLAGIVMERDQAQKRIRELAFIDSLTGLASRAHFYQSLEAAIKRSDRNASRLGLLYIDLDNFKGVNDSLGHDAGDLLLREIGQRLQQVARDIDFVARLSGDEFCILVTDVNDDYAASSVAQRCLEGVSQPIELSARKFTPACSIGIAHYPDDGQDLSTLIKAADTSLYAAKERGKNRYAFYKPELTEQAEYRFRVEQNLREAVEKQQLFLVYQPQVEIRSGNIIGVEALSRWHHPQLGEVLPSEFIATAERIGMMKPLTEWVLKAACNQAVAWKKAGLPAIRMAVNISPAQFLDKDFVSLIKHVLDETGMVPTELELEVTESVVQTDQQNLSIFRELKNLGVLLAIDDFGTGYSSFASLKHLTVDCLKIDKYFIDDMLVDRKSETLMGAMIDMGHNLDHEIIAEGVETLEQYQMLQKLGCEMAQGYLLSKPVSADSIAKLLDIKGLNHLISA